One stretch of Flavobacterium sp. 9 DNA includes these proteins:
- a CDS encoding bifunctional 4-hydroxy-2-oxoglutarate aldolase/2-dehydro-3-deoxy-phosphogluconate aldolase translates to MNKKESVIQQIIQAGLLPLYYNDSKDLSIEILKALYQSGIRVLEYTNRGENALENFKVLKTIAQQEMPDLLLGIGTIKTAKQAKDFIDLGADFIVSPIVSSEVAKVVSEHHLTWIPGCLTPSEIHQAQELGAKLIKIFPGNLVGSSYIQTIKDIFPELLFMPTGGVEPERQNLRDWFDAGVSAVGMGSKLLKNSIIEENNFEALSDYISKVMLLIQSCKNS, encoded by the coding sequence ATGAATAAAAAAGAAAGCGTTATTCAACAAATCATTCAAGCGGGTTTGTTGCCTTTATATTACAATGATAGTAAAGATTTAAGTATCGAAATCTTAAAAGCTTTATATCAATCCGGAATCAGAGTATTAGAATATACCAATCGAGGCGAAAATGCCTTAGAAAATTTTAAAGTTTTAAAGACAATAGCACAACAAGAAATGCCTGATTTATTGCTGGGAATTGGCACAATAAAAACGGCAAAACAAGCCAAAGATTTTATAGATCTTGGTGCAGATTTTATAGTAAGCCCAATAGTTTCTTCTGAAGTTGCTAAAGTAGTTTCAGAACATCATTTAACCTGGATTCCGGGATGTTTAACACCTTCAGAAATTCATCAGGCACAGGAATTGGGAGCCAAACTTATAAAAATATTTCCAGGCAATTTAGTTGGATCTTCCTATATACAAACTATAAAAGACATTTTTCCGGAGCTTCTTTTTATGCCTACGGGCGGCGTTGAACCGGAACGACAAAATCTAAGAGATTGGTTTGATGCGGGAGTTTCTGCTGTAGGAATGGGAAGTAAACTTCTAAAAAACAGCATTATTGAAGAAAACAATTTTGAAGCCCTTTCGGATTATATCTCAAAAGTCATGCTTTTAATTCAATCTTGTAAAAACTCTTAA
- a CDS encoding sugar kinase translates to MGKVLCFGEILLRYSMGKNFPQQQDMSAYIGGAESNVALALANWNIPVGYCTALPDHFLSDTILAYYNKMGVDTSSIIKSGERIGTYYLNQGADVKNAGVIYDRKYSSFSQLKPSTINWEEVFEGVSWFHFTAIAPALNTNVAALCEEALIVATKKGITISLDLNYREKLWKYGLNPKQVMPKLADYAHVIMGNIWSAEKMLGIAIDPNLIASEKDPDLVEQARITSKEILARYPNCRTIANTFRFSEEESVKYFATLYQNGNIYKSETLFATNTIDKVGTGDCFMAGLIYGILHQKKSQQIVGFAAHAAYQKLFIKGDATTSKVDEIEQLIKQNE, encoded by the coding sequence ATGGGTAAAGTTCTTTGTTTTGGCGAAATTCTTTTGAGATACAGCATGGGGAAAAATTTTCCTCAGCAACAAGATATGTCTGCCTACATTGGTGGCGCAGAAAGTAATGTTGCATTAGCATTGGCAAATTGGAATATTCCTGTTGGGTATTGTACAGCTTTGCCGGATCATTTTTTATCAGATACAATTCTGGCGTATTATAATAAAATGGGAGTTGATACAAGTTCCATAATTAAATCCGGAGAAAGAATTGGGACATATTACCTTAATCAAGGTGCCGATGTCAAGAATGCCGGAGTAATTTATGATCGTAAATATTCCTCTTTTTCACAGTTAAAACCATCAACTATCAACTGGGAAGAAGTTTTTGAAGGCGTTTCCTGGTTTCACTTTACAGCCATTGCTCCTGCTTTAAACACTAATGTTGCAGCACTTTGTGAAGAAGCTTTAATTGTTGCCACAAAAAAAGGAATTACTATTTCTTTAGATTTAAATTACAGAGAAAAACTCTGGAAATACGGTTTAAATCCTAAGCAAGTAATGCCTAAACTGGCAGATTATGCACATGTAATTATGGGAAATATCTGGTCTGCCGAAAAAATGTTGGGAATAGCAATTGATCCAAATTTAATCGCATCTGAAAAAGATCCTGATTTAGTAGAACAAGCCCGTATTACTTCTAAAGAAATTTTGGCCAGATATCCCAATTGTAGAACCATTGCAAATACCTTCCGCTTTAGCGAAGAAGAAAGCGTAAAGTATTTTGCAACTTTATATCAAAACGGAAATATTTATAAAAGTGAAACCTTATTTGCAACAAATACTATTGATAAAGTAGGAACCGGAGATTGCTTTATGGCAGGACTTATTTACGGAATCCTGCATCAAAAAAAATCACAGCAAATAGTAGGTTTTGCAGCACATGCGGCCTATCAAAAATTATTCATAAAAGGAGATGCGACAACATCAAAAGTGGACGAAATCGAACAGTTAATAAAGCAAAATGAATAA
- a CDS encoding gluconate 5-dehydrogenase — translation MSINLFDLTGKIALITGGVHGLGMAMAKGLGHAGAKIVINDHSSQDAVNIAVAEYKSVGIEAYGYIFDVTDEAAVIAAINKIEAEVGPIDILINNAGIIKRTPIIEMEVADFEAVIKVDLTGPFIVSKNVAKGMISRGGGKIINMCSMMSELGRDSVSAYASAKGGLKMLTKNMATEWAKFNIQTNGIGPGYFATSQTAPIRVNGHPFNEFIIGRTPAGRWGDPEDLQGAAIFLSSKASDFVNGHIVYVDGGILATIGKPSNED, via the coding sequence ATGTCAATTAACTTATTTGATTTAACTGGAAAAATAGCACTTATTACAGGCGGAGTTCATGGTCTGGGAATGGCGATGGCAAAAGGACTTGGACATGCCGGTGCAAAAATTGTTATAAACGATCACTCTTCGCAAGATGCAGTAAACATTGCTGTTGCTGAATATAAGTCAGTAGGAATCGAAGCCTACGGATATATTTTTGATGTTACGGATGAAGCCGCAGTAATCGCAGCAATCAACAAAATAGAAGCCGAAGTTGGTCCTATTGATATCTTAATAAACAACGCAGGAATTATCAAGAGAACTCCAATTATAGAAATGGAAGTTGCGGATTTTGAAGCCGTAATCAAAGTAGATTTAACAGGGCCATTTATCGTTTCAAAAAATGTTGCCAAAGGAATGATCAGTCGTGGCGGTGGTAAAATTATTAATATGTGTTCGATGATGAGCGAACTTGGCAGAGACTCTGTAAGTGCTTATGCTTCTGCAAAAGGAGGATTGAAAATGCTGACCAAAAATATGGCTACAGAATGGGCTAAATTCAATATTCAGACAAACGGAATTGGTCCGGGATATTTTGCAACAAGTCAAACGGCACCAATTAGAGTAAACGGACATCCTTTTAATGAATTTATTATTGGAAGAACACCAGCAGGACGTTGGGGAGATCCCGAAGATTTGCAGGGAGCAGCGATATTTTTGAGTTCTAAAGCAAGTGATTTTGTAAACGGACATATAGTTTATGTAGACGGAGGAATTCTGGCTACGATAGGAAAACCATCAAACGAAGACTAA